AGGACTCCGGCAGCCGTGCCGTTCTGCTCACCGATGGAAGCAGTGTCCAGGCCCGCGTACCCGGTCAGTCCGGTGAGGTCCACGTCCACGCCACCGACGTTGACGTTCCCGCCGTCGAGGGTGCCATCGGCGTTCTGTGTCAGCGCTGTACCTGGCGGGACCCCGGGCCCGGCGACGTTCCAGCCGGTTCCGGTGCGGGTGAAGCTCAGCTGCAGCGTGTCGCTGGAGCCGTCGGCGTTGAAGATCTCCCGGTCCAGAGTCTTCGTGGTGCCCACGGCGGCCTCACTGGGAAGGTTTCCGTCCACGGCGGCACTGGTCGTCTGCGTGCCGGGGGCCGTCAGGCCCACCGGGAGCACGATGTCCTGAAGTGCACCTCCCGCCGGGAGCTGACCGTTCGCGGCCATGCGGCCCTGCACGATCCCACCATCGGGGCTGACCAGGCGGCCCTGCGCATCGAAGTCAAAGGTCCCCGCACGGGAGAGGATCTCCTGGCCACCCTTGCGCAGCACGAAGAAACCGTCACCGGAGATCATCATGTCGGTGGCGCGGCCGGTGGACTGGGCCGAGCCCTGGGTGAAGTTGGTCGCGGTGCCGGCGACCTGCACGCCGAGACCGACCTGCGCCGGGTTGCCACCGCCCATCTCCTCGGCGGCACCTCGGGCGCCCTGAGTCATCTGCGAGAGCGTGTCCTGGAACTGCGTGCTCTGGCTCTTGAAGCCAGACGTGTTCACATTGGCGATGTTGTTGCCGGTGGTGTCCAACATGGTCTGGTGCGAGCGCAGACCCGAGATTCCTGAGTTCAGTGAGCGAAGCATGTGCGTGCCTTTCATTGGGAGCTGGAGCGTGGGGTTGAAGCATGCGAGTTGGAGCGTCAGTAGAGCTGGTCAGCTGGTGGTCGGTCAGTCCTTCGCCCCCGCGGCGGCCACGGCGGCGATGCTGGAGTACGGGTGGGCGGTGCCGTCGATGAGCAGATGGGGCTCGCCGTCACCGAAGGTCACCGAGGTGACGACGCCGGTGACCGCGGGATCAGCGGGAGTCGGGGCCGTGGTCACGATCTGCCCGATGAGCGCAGCGGCCGCCGTGCGCTGCCCCACTCCGAGCGCGCTCTGCTGTGACTGGGCCAGCGCGGAGAGCTGCTCCATGGAGGCCAGCTGCGTGGTCTGCGCGATCATGTCGTTGGTGTCCATGGGCGAGCTGGGATCCTGATTCGTCAGCTGGGTGACCAGCAGCTTCAGGAAGACCTCCCCGTCCATGGTCTGCTTGAGCTCACGCGGCGCCTGGCTCGGATCAGTGCCGGCGCGGCGGGCGGCGTCGATCGACTCGGCCTCGATCGGGGCCGAGCGGCTCTGTTGAGCGGCGTCTATGGGCGTGATCGGCATCTTCTCTCCTGAGGGCAATGACAGTGGGACATGGGCGGGGATTCGGGGGGGGGGCGGTTCAGGCCAGCAGGTCAAGCCCCGCTGCGCGCGGTGCTTCGGGCAGCAGTGCGGAACCCACCAGCCGAGAGACCGCCGCTCCCCCGGCGGACTGGTCTGGGAGCTGCTCGGCGATCGAGTCACGCTGCTGGTCTCGCGCCCCCGAGTCCTCGGGCGGCTGCTGACCCGCAGCGGGGTCCCGTGACCGTTCACCGAACTGCGCGTCCCCACGTGGCTGGCCCGGGGAGGACGACGGCGGCTCACCCTCCCCGAGACTGACCTGGCTTGACCCCAGACCGAGCCCGGCGAGATCGCGACGCAGCTCGGTGAGCATCCCGCGCAGCGCCTCGCGGCCAGTGTCCTGGGGTGCGAACAGTTCGATCCGCATCGCGTCTGCGCTGAAATTGGCGCGCACCGTGATCGGACCGAGGTTCTCCGGGGCGATGTTCACCGTCAGCACCTTCTCCCCCGCCGGACCGGTCGCCAGCTGGGCGATCGGACCTGTGAGCTGCGCCTGCAGCGGCGGCGCAGCGGGCACGGGTGGCTGCGCTGCCGCCGCAGGTGTCGGAGACGCTGTCGGTTGGACACCTCCGGACTGTCCCGTGGACACCGACGCCAGAGGCGGAGCAGGAGTCGTGGTGCCGGCTGCCGGAGCGAGTGGCGCCTCACCAGTGACTCCGGCTGTCAGCCCTGCGCCAGGAGTCTGATCAGTTGACGTGATGACATCCAAAGGATGCAGGGTCGGCGAGAGCACTGAACCCGCCGCACTGCCCTCCACGTCGCCGGTGGGCGCCGGGGCCTGGACCGCAGCCCTCTCCTGGGTCTGCTGAAGTGGAACCTGGGTCGCCGAGGTCGAAGCCGCAGCACCGTGGTGAAGCCGAGTGTTCGCCGCGATCGGGGAGTTCTCAGCCGATTGCGGGGCAGCGAGGAACACGGCTTGATGAGCCGCGGAGACGGGTTGCATCTTCTGGTCCGCGAGCTGCTCCGCTGAGACGTCGGCCCCAGTGGTGTCCACCGCTGGGGGTGCCGCAGGCGTCTGATCCGGCACCACCTGATCATTCGACCCGAGGTTCTGCCCCGGGCCGGGTGCCGGCACCTCACCGCCTGGTCGGGCGGGGTCGCCTGGCTGGGCGGTGGTGTCTGGCTGGGAGGTGGTGTCTGGCTGGTCGGGCATGACGGGATGGCGGGTGACCTGCTTCGCGCCCGTGTCGACCTCGTCGGTGCCTGTGGTCTCCGGCCCGGCAGTTTCAGTCACCTCGGCGCCGGACATCTCGGTGATCGGCGATTCGGAACTGGCGGCCACCCCTCGGACGAGGTCCAGGTCGATGACCGCAGCGGCGGAGCTTGTCTGTTGCGCCGTCGGGCTGGCGACCTCGGCGCCTGCGCTCCAAGCTGCTGCGGAGAAGCCCGGGAGGCCGGTCGGGCGCGGAACGGTCGCCTCGTTCGGGACGGAGGTCTCCGAACCTGCTTCGGCACCGGTGTCTGCGCTGCCGGTCGGGGGCTGCAGATGCTGAGGGTCCTGTCGGACCGTATCGAGCACCTGCGCGAAGGCGTGCAGTGGTGCCGCCTCGACCGAGGATCGACCGGCCTCCGAGCCGGACCGGCGTGCGGCGGGCGTGAGTTCCCGTGCAGGTGCGGAGATCAGATTCATCGGTCCGGTCATGAGTTCGCTCCCGACCTGCTGCTCTGCGAGGCCTCGAACTGTGAGCGCTGGGCAGCGGCGATCTCGCCGTCGCTTCGGCTCGCGGAGGAGCTCCCCGGCGCGTCCACGACTCGTCGGATGGTGAGGATGTCGGCGTCACCCTCGAACATCTCCCGGATCTCCACGTTCTTTCCAGGTCGGGGGGCGTGCAGGATCTTGTTGTCTCCCGCATAGATCCCGATGTGATCCCCGTTGCGGGTGACGATCAGGTCCCCTGGTCGGGCCTCTGCCAGTGTCGGAATCTCGGTGCCCGTCTTCAGCTGGTCGTAGGTCACGCGCGGCACCTTCACGCCGAGGTCCTTGAACACCAGCTGCACGAGACCGGAGCAGTCCAGGCCCACATCGGGATCAGTGCCACCCCACACATAGGGAATCCCCAGATACTTCTTCGCCTGCGCGACGACGTCGCCGCCGTCCACTCCACCAGACCGGGAACCAGAGCCCGAGCCAGACCCCGGCGCAGACCTCGCAGATCCCTCGGTCCGCGACGTCGAGGCAGCAGCGGCACCGTTCGCCGAGGAGGAGCCGGAGGCGCCGGCTGAGGCAGATGCACCCGCGGAGCCCGCCGCGCCCGATGCCGAAGCCGCGCCCGAACCTGCGCCGGATCCGGTGGAGGTTCCCGTGAGGCTGCGCATCACGGCGCTGAAGTCGGTACCGCCGGTGCTGGTCTGATCTGCCAGGACACTCTGCAGGGCTCCGCTCTGGGAGGCAGACGCCGCGGCAGCGGACGCCGTGCTGGTCTGGCGCTGGGCACCGGAGACCTGGGCGATCCTGCTCTCGATCTGCCCGACTCTGCCGATGACGTCGGTGAAGCTCATGCCCGCCTTCTTCCCTGGTGCCCGCGCTGGGCGGCCTCATCCAATCGGGCCTGTTCTGCACTGAGCTCCGCCCGAACCGCCGCC
The nucleotide sequence above comes from Nesterenkonia halotolerans. Encoded proteins:
- a CDS encoding flagellar hook protein FlgE encodes the protein MLRSLNSGISGLRSHQTMLDTTGNNIANVNTSGFKSQSTQFQDTLSQMTQGARGAAEEMGGGNPAQVGLGVQVAGTATNFTQGSAQSTGRATDMMISGDGFFVLRKGGQEILSRAGTFDFDAQGRLVSPDGGIVQGRMAANGQLPAGGALQDIVLPVGLTAPGTQTTSAAVDGNLPSEAAVGTTKTLDREIFNADGSSDTLQLSFTRTGTGWNVAGPGVPPGTALTQNADGTLDGGNVNVGGVDVDLTGLTGYAGLDTASIGEQNGTAAGVLQSYTLGADGTLTGRFSNGAQQPIAQIMLGQVGNPAGLEKLGSSGYTVTANSGALDFMAPGAAGVGTLAGGMLEMSNVDLSQEFTNLIVAQRGFQANARIITTSDEVLQELTNLKR
- a CDS encoding flagellar hook assembly protein FlgD; the protein is MPITPIDAAQQSRSAPIEAESIDAARRAGTDPSQAPRELKQTMDGEVFLKLLVTQLTNQDPSSPMDTNDMIAQTTQLASMEQLSALAQSQQSALGVGQRTAAAALIGQIVTTAPTPADPAVTGVVTSVTFGDGEPHLLIDGTAHPYSSIAAVAAAGAKD
- a CDS encoding flagellar hook-length control protein FliK, with the protein product MTGPMNLISAPARELTPAARRSGSEAGRSSVEAAPLHAFAQVLDTVRQDPQHLQPPTGSADTGAEAGSETSVPNEATVPRPTGLPGFSAAAWSAGAEVASPTAQQTSSAAAVIDLDLVRGVAASSESPITEMSGAEVTETAGPETTGTDEVDTGAKQVTRHPVMPDQPDTTSQPDTTAQPGDPARPGGEVPAPGPGQNLGSNDQVVPDQTPAAPPAVDTTGADVSAEQLADQKMQPVSAAHQAVFLAAPQSAENSPIAANTRLHHGAAASTSATQVPLQQTQERAAVQAPAPTGDVEGSAAGSVLSPTLHPLDVITSTDQTPGAGLTAGVTGEAPLAPAAGTTTPAPPLASVSTGQSGGVQPTASPTPAAAAQPPVPAAPPLQAQLTGPIAQLATGPAGEKVLTVNIAPENLGPITVRANFSADAMRIELFAPQDTGREALRGMLTELRRDLAGLGLGSSQVSLGEGEPPSSSPGQPRGDAQFGERSRDPAAGQQPPEDSGARDQQRDSIAEQLPDQSAGGAAVSRLVGSALLPEAPRAAGLDLLA
- a CDS encoding C40 family peptidase, with product MSFTDVIGRVGQIESRIAQVSGAQRQTSTASAAAASASQSGALQSVLADQTSTGGTDFSAVMRSLTGTSTGSGAGSGAASASGAAGSAGASASAGASGSSSANGAAAASTSRTEGSARSAPGSGSGSGSRSGGVDGGDVVAQAKKYLGIPYVWGGTDPDVGLDCSGLVQLVFKDLGVKVPRVTYDQLKTGTEIPTLAEARPGDLIVTRNGDHIGIYAGDNKILHAPRPGKNVEIREMFEGDADILTIRRVVDAPGSSSASRSDGEIAAAQRSQFEASQSSRSGANS